The following are from one region of the Amylibacter sp. IMCC11727 genome:
- a CDS encoding NAD(P)H-binding protein: protein MTNQTILITSATGRIGKELVARLATVDGITTRACYFSEDKADMLTSLGADEVVKFDLSDPATWGPALDGVTAVYSASLDPMLEGHLAFCKELGKHRDTVKHVVRVSCMGADTNTASYDPDQHASRAGAGIPLMLQHYWWGEKALIDAGLNVTALRNNFFMNHLLKTDCETIDAEGWFSNPLGDMRNSFVATRDIAEATAVCLIEGPERHGNKFYDITGPAPQSMSEIAADLGRAMGKTIEYRAQSMVDFENDFGATRAEFFEYLTNGFYTRCSPDFYNLTGHKPTSYYDYLTTKGASGETGLEELYQGNLWKKGVDAMKDAAKV from the coding sequence ATGACAAATCAAACCATCCTCATCACCTCTGCCACTGGCCGCATCGGCAAAGAACTTGTCGCCCGTTTGGCCACAGTGGATGGCATCACCACACGCGCCTGCTATTTCAGCGAAGACAAAGCGGACATGCTCACATCTCTGGGCGCGGACGAGGTGGTGAAATTTGACCTCTCCGATCCTGCCACTTGGGGCCCTGCCCTTGATGGTGTCACTGCCGTTTACTCTGCCTCGCTCGATCCAATGCTCGAAGGCCACCTTGCGTTCTGCAAAGAACTGGGCAAACACCGCGACACGGTCAAACACGTGGTCCGCGTCAGCTGCATGGGCGCCGACACCAACACGGCGTCCTATGACCCAGACCAACACGCATCGCGCGCAGGCGCGGGCATCCCGCTGATGCTGCAACACTACTGGTGGGGCGAAAAGGCATTGATCGACGCTGGCCTGAACGTCACCGCGCTGCGCAACAACTTTTTCATGAACCACCTTTTGAAAACCGATTGCGAAACCATCGACGCGGAGGGCTGGTTTTCAAATCCTCTTGGCGACATGCGCAACTCCTTCGTCGCCACCCGCGACATCGCCGAAGCCACCGCCGTCTGCCTCATCGAAGGGCCAGAACGCCACGGCAATAAATTCTACGACATCACAGGCCCAGCGCCCCAATCCATGTCCGAAATCGCCGCCGATCTTGGCCGCGCCATGGGCAAAACCATCGAATACCGCGCCCAATCCATGGTGGATTTCGAAAACGATTTCGGCGCAACCCGTGCCGAGTTTTTCGAATACCTCACCAACGGGTTTTACACACGCTGCAGCCCCGATTTTTACAATCTGACAGGCCACAAACCCACATCCTACTACGATTACCTCACCACCAAGGGCGCCAGCGGCGAAACAGGGCTAGAGGAATTGTACCAAGGCAACCTGTGGAAAAAAGG
- a CDS encoding VOC family protein produces the protein MPLIKRMQHFAVEVADTDRAIAWYREVLGFKLTERHAAYEVEGIPVELTFMRLGDVHHELVIVHNPAKEYTPKPSLPEEDLKGPPMFHHFAFECDSRADWVKLEAQLRARGDVRFVRGPVLHSWVNPRGDGSWGENEAFYILDPDGHRIEIFCNLATIDPDGTHRNGEGVRMEGTKTAEL, from the coding sequence ATGCCATTAATCAAACGAATGCAGCATTTCGCGGTTGAGGTTGCTGATACGGATCGTGCCATTGCGTGGTATCGCGAGGTTTTGGGGTTTAAGCTGACAGAGCGCCATGCCGCCTATGAAGTGGAGGGCATTCCTGTGGAGTTGACCTTTATGCGGCTTGGGGATGTGCATCATGAACTGGTGATCGTGCATAACCCAGCCAAGGAATATACGCCCAAGCCGTCTTTGCCAGAAGAGGATTTGAAGGGGCCGCCCATGTTCCATCATTTCGCGTTTGAATGTGACAGCCGCGCGGATTGGGTGAAATTGGAGGCGCAGTTGCGTGCGCGTGGGGATGTGCGCTTTGTGCGCGGGCCTGTGCTGCATTCTTGGGTGAACCCGCGTGGGGATGGGTCCTGGGGGGAAAACGAAGCGTTTTATATTCTGGACCCTGACGGGCATCGGATCGAGATTTTCTGCAATTTGGCCACCATTGACCCAGATGGCACCCATCGCAACGGCGAAGGGGTGCGCATGGAAGGAACCAAAACCGCTGAATTGTGA
- a CDS encoding bifunctional 3-(3-hydroxy-phenyl)propionate/3-hydroxycinnamic acid hydroxylase produces the protein MAPIATAKGCAWKEPKPLNCDVCIIGAGPVGLLLGNLLGRRGVSAVIVEKQPKPYDLPRAVHFDGEAMRVFQAASLAEEVLPHTMVGRGMLFKDTNDTVVVDWSRDQNIGPMGWHESNRCHQPGIEDALRAGLDRFAHVQLIEGVAVTDIEQDETGVDVTLAGGRTVRAVYAVGADGANSFVRRRLGIGEDDLGFKEDWLVVDLILKRPRPDLGDYSVQFCDPVNSATYVRGVGDRRRWELRLPDDRAVDPNESEIWQRLSRWITPEDAELERSAVYTFRSCVAESWRKDRVFLVGDAAHQMPPFMGQGMCAGIRDVANLSWKLGQVLYGGEDVLWSYESEREPHIRQFIELTVSLGKLINQTAAGEAPKGKMKSIWPELGAGLGTRKGVGGALAPQPRIDGVLADDFAKQGFYVLASRAIESDLPMVVGAQDWLAEHGVEAVVVRPDGYVLEVVAV, from the coding sequence ATGGCACCCATCGCAACGGCGAAGGGGTGCGCATGGAAGGAACCAAAACCGCTGAATTGTGATGTTTGCATAATTGGGGCGGGGCCTGTTGGCCTGTTGCTGGGCAATTTGCTGGGGCGACGGGGCGTGTCCGCTGTGATCGTGGAAAAGCAGCCCAAACCCTATGACCTGCCCCGCGCGGTGCATTTTGACGGCGAGGCGATGCGCGTGTTTCAGGCGGCAAGTTTGGCGGAGGAAGTGTTGCCCCACACGATGGTGGGGCGCGGGATGCTGTTTAAAGACACAAACGACACGGTGGTAGTGGATTGGTCGCGCGATCAAAACATCGGCCCCATGGGTTGGCATGAAAGCAATCGGTGCCACCAGCCTGGGATCGAGGATGCGCTGCGCGCTGGGTTGGATCGGTTTGCGCATGTTCAGTTGATCGAAGGCGTTGCGGTTACGGATATCGAACAGGATGAAACGGGGGTTGATGTCACGCTGGCTGGCGGGCGTACGGTTCGGGCTGTTTATGCTGTTGGGGCGGATGGTGCGAATTCATTTGTGCGGCGCAGGCTTGGCATTGGCGAGGATGATCTGGGTTTCAAGGAAGACTGGCTGGTGGTGGATTTGATCCTGAAACGGCCGCGCCCTGACCTTGGGGATTATTCGGTGCAGTTTTGTGATCCCGTCAATTCGGCCACATACGTGCGCGGTGTGGGGGATCGACGACGTTGGGAGTTGCGGCTGCCAGATGATCGTGCGGTGGACCCGAATGAAAGCGAGATTTGGCAGCGGTTGTCCCGTTGGATCACGCCCGAAGATGCGGAATTGGAACGATCAGCTGTTTACACCTTTCGATCCTGTGTGGCCGAAAGCTGGCGCAAAGATCGTGTGTTTCTGGTGGGGGATGCGGCGCATCAAATGCCGCCGTTTATGGGGCAGGGCATGTGCGCGGGCATTCGGGATGTGGCCAATTTGAGCTGGAAGCTGGGGCAGGTTTTGTACGGGGGTGAGGATGTGTTGTGGTCCTATGAGAGCGAACGGGAGCCCCATATCAGGCAGTTTATTGAGTTGACGGTGAGTTTGGGGAAACTGATCAACCAAACGGCTGCGGGGGAAGCGCCTAAAGGTAAGATGAAGAGCATTTGGCCAGAGCTGGGCGCGGGGCTCGGTACGCGCAAAGGGGTTGGTGGTGCGCTGGCCCCGCAACCCCGTATAGACGGCGTTTTGGCGGATGATTTCGCAAAGCAGGGGTTTTATGTGCTGGCCAGCAGGGCAATTGAAAGTGACTTGCCCATGGTGGTGGGAGCGCAGGATTGGCTGGCAGAGCATGGGGTTGAAGCTGTGGTCGTGCGCCCTGATGGGTATGTGTTGGAGGTGGTGGCGGTGTAG
- the fdxA gene encoding ferredoxin FdxA gives MTYVVLDNCIACKHTDCVEVCPVDCFYEGENMLVIHPDECIDCGVCEPECPVDAIRPDTEPDMEKWVEFNREYSEKWPVIITKVDPLPDAEKLDGVENKLETHFSPNPGKGG, from the coding sequence ATGACTTATGTCGTTCTTGATAACTGTATCGCCTGCAAGCACACAGATTGTGTGGAAGTCTGTCCAGTGGACTGCTTTTATGAGGGCGAAAACATGCTGGTGATCCACCCTGATGAGTGCATTGATTGTGGTGTGTGTGAGCCAGAATGCCCTGTGGATGCGATCCGTCCTGATACGGAACCTGACATGGAAAAATGGGTGGAGTTTAACCGCGAGTATTCGGAAAAATGGCCTGTGATCATCACCAAGGTTGATCCGCTGCCAGATGCGGAAAAGCTCGATGGTGTGGAAAACAAGCTGGAAACGCATTTTTCACCGAATCCCGGCAAGGGCGGCTAA
- a CDS encoding CarD family transcriptional regulator — MAKKKNLDFAVDQFVVYPAHGVGKIVDIIEQEVAGIEMELYDIAFEKDKMKLKVPTEKAILHGLRGLSDANVVAKCLTTLKGRARVKRAMWSRRAQEYEQKINSGDLISIAEVVRDLHRNDEQREQSYSERQLYEAALERLTREVAAVKAVDEMEAQSEIDAVLSSRVVPVPAAPAT; from the coding sequence ATGGCTAAGAAAAAGAACCTCGATTTTGCAGTGGACCAGTTCGTTGTGTACCCCGCCCACGGCGTTGGCAAAATCGTTGATATTATTGAACAAGAAGTCGCTGGCATTGAGATGGAGCTTTATGACATCGCGTTCGAAAAGGACAAGATGAAGCTGAAGGTTCCAACGGAAAAGGCGATCCTGCACGGGTTGCGTGGGCTGTCCGATGCGAATGTTGTGGCGAAATGTTTGACGACCCTAAAGGGCCGTGCGCGGGTGAAGCGGGCCATGTGGTCGCGCCGTGCGCAGGAATATGAGCAAAAGATCAACTCTGGCGATCTGATTTCCATTGCCGAGGTTGTACGTGATTTGCACCGCAACGACGAACAGCGTGAGCAATCCTATTCCGAACGTCAGTTGTATGAAGCAGCGCTGGAACGGCTGACCCGCGAAGTGGCCGCGGTGAAAGCAGTGGACGAAATGGAAGCGCAAAGCGAAATCGACGCCGTCCTAAGCAGCCGCGTTGTGCCTGTGCCAGCCGCACCAGCGACGTAA